In Montipora capricornis isolate CH-2021 chromosome 4, ASM3666992v2, whole genome shotgun sequence, the DNA window ATGAAAAAGAACCCTACTAATCTCAGAAAATGTCAGTCAAGGAAAATTATCTTACTGATTGTTTCAATTTCAGTGTTTCCTTTACGCAAACAAACTCGGTTGTCATAGCAATCTGCAATCTAATTAATAAAAGCTAAGGGGAAAATAGCTCTCACTCAACCGTTTCGCTTGGATGATTGCGGGATAAAattctttaaggacgttcgcgcccaaaatgttcccacttacagatttttttaaacttgccacgcagaaaggtaatgatctacttttgccaaaagggcaaagaaaatggggggtcaccgtgctcgttttcgagatcatgaggtgcacttttagaagattgcgctactttaagacgatcttagcttacaagtgtcagcaataaaaaagtaacattagtgaaatttagatcaggttaacgtactcaattcaacataactaatataactaaattaacctttgcagtttatgtctttttctgaggtgaaatagaccttgaaaaacgatacatattagtctaagaaagaaaatttcgttcgcacgagagcataaaaggcgaaatatttgtaacttctcacgcacagactttttttgttttttgttaaaatggacaaaatcagaaaaggaagtgatttacggaaagaaaaataggggtcactgagcattcaagagagtaaaatcgctgcaaagttctcaaagcgatggtatattcgcactgtcacctcattgcgtgacattccgagaagacctggttccacagctatcccatgatgccacatgctttcacgttcctttcttgtggaaaatgtttgcgtctttagcatcgtgtttaccttcgtggtctgcgatgcttgacgtgtgcgtgacatgcgcgaaaaaaatgcgcagtaggaatggccacgaacgtccttaaaagaaACCAGCTGAAATCAGTTCCAAAGTCCTGTACCTCGTAACATGAGTTAAAAGagtaacattttaattttcctttgacTTGTAGGCTCATGTTCGTACGAATTACGAATATAAGGACGAAGGTCTGTCATATAGTTTCTcagaaaattgaaagaaatgaaattacGAGGCTCCTTTTTTTCTGAGAATTTAGTCCAGGAATGTGGCAAGAGAATAAATTTCACAGTTATTAGCCCTAACAAATGGCTAATGAGACGTCACGACTCAGAACAAAAACTATAATTATAACAAAAGTGCTTTTCTACCTCTCTTTTGCTTACCCTGGCGCAATATAGAActgtatttaaggacgttcgcgctaattgtttatgcgaaacgttactgcgcaggttaGGCGACTGTAATATGGATGTTGTACATTACTTGTAATATGGATGTTGCGCATtactttgcaaaaaccgtggacgataagtcttgcataGCGTTGCcgggatcagagaagatcgtgatcagtcaaaattgattaaaaaatatttatgaaagtcaagtagactaatGCACGACTGATagtcgcgttgttttatcagtcgtggaCTAAGCttcttgactttcataaatatttttcaagcattagtgaaaataacatggcgacaaaaacgccaaggaaaaattccaggccggaaaaggaatggcacatttatttcagaataatcatgaaacgttaaagggAAGtggctgatcgagtagtggctgaaagtttggaaaactcgaggacgcaCCGTTGcattgcgtaaatttaatggggctgttttttccatatgtttttattaccctacgaactcaagttcaaaatgaatgaatgtttttcaagttcctttcctttactttcgtaaAAATAGCACAGAATTGTATTTTCCTCCTCgtccacttgaatagtgcggacatGCGAGGAAACAGCCAGCAatcaatttcacaaaaaaaccatactccagaagatgagcatgacggcaatggaggaatattatacaaaacactataACCAAATGAGGATGAAgtctgcttgaaacttcgttgctatgctcgagaaagtttttttttggaataaattgCATTTTTTGGTTGCAAGGGTGTTCTTTGACCTGGCCTGTTAAAGCTTTACAAAGCTTTCAAGTTAGGAAAGatccaagatttcgacaacAGAAGGTGTTTGAGAAACTGGGGAATGGGGATTGtatcgttttctaccgcctgaattcggaaacttcaattttcctgttggcgccaaggtcaaaatacggctttcaaatacattgctattgcaatttcttCTCAGACtccgctaatgtaagagcaagtaaaattcctcaagatcggTTGgaattactgctgagtttattagtggcaaaacgagggggccgatgaggtcgacgGATATGGAGGTATATccatgacaaaattcaatgatcagtattttaaataaaattgtccaaatcatgaatgcatcaatccaaaggTGAATGGGAACAAGCAGATTatgcaaatggccatcacggaaagaggcataacgcagagtggcataacgcaaaaaggcataacgcaaatagccataacgcaagCAGGCAtcacgcaaatagccataacgcgaATTACGCGATTAGGCATAACGCAAACAGGCATCACACAAAGACGCATGACGCAAAAAGGATTGCAATGAAGCATAACGCAATGAGTCATAACGCAGAGCAATGACGCCAAAAGGTAACCTCTTTGCCGGTTGCCGTGATGGTTATTggcagaatcggcttgttgtCATTCAGATACGGATTGACCTATTCAGGATTTCGATGATTCTATTTCAGTATTGAATTTACCTCCATAGTCTGAGAGCTGAAGCGgccgaagattttgttgatgattcgccggATGAACTCacactcacattgatcatttaaccacaaactcaagctcgtattaTCTGAAAACTTCCCACAGACGTTTTACACACTGTTGAgtaattactgttttgttaaaatcaatgttttgaGATGTTTAATGGTCTTTTCCtgcaactattaacttcgcataaattatatttgaatttacgtcacagacaatCTGTTgctccaacctcgttcccagggtctctcgggcgaggagagaccctgttAGGGActggtcacgtgcttccgtgacaattgaaaacactagggaggggtcctctctaaacaaggaatttgcCGCGTTGAGCTTTGTCGAATTCAAACACAGTTCCTCCAAACACACCCTCGGCTAAGGCGAGCAATTCTTCAGTGGCCTTCTTGAACagatttttacaatgtaaaacgtctttgactgaaccgcacaatctacagcaacttatgacagaagatgtatatgttttcttcggcgtttgcaaattattatcgccgcagaagaacatatgttcacataccgcagcacgtgaaacttggtttgttttggtgacaacacattccgcactGCCGTAGTCTCAGcatagacaaaattcttactaagacgcccctcccttcattggataccctgggaacgaggttgtctgTTGCTCACGCGTCCAGCGTGACATTGGAGTCGCGGGCTTCTCAGCAAGTTAATTCCACTCAAGATCGTTTTATTGCTGGGGAAAGATATGGGGACTTagaaaatggtggccatttgcATATTCCTTCGCGGGACGAATGAAATATTCATCTTGAGACCTCTCGCAGTTGCAATCAAAACAATAGACgaaatgcataaatggtggccaaaaaaatattcttttgtttatgtgctaattagcctcactagcctcgtttgcatggacaaaatctaacagaaatgttgcttgagagcgaggcttgTGGATCTCAtttgcacataaacaaaagaatatatttttggccgccatttatgcattcggtcaatagaATCCCATTGTTACTGACCAGCCTTTGTCTGTCTGCCACGTGATAGTATAGTTAAACCACTAATACTGTGCTCGATGAATGTTCGGTCGGCAAAATCTAAGTCTGCTGATTTATTGGACAATATTTATTCATATGGTGCTGATCTGTTTGCCCTTACTGAGGCTTGGGTCAATGCAATTCAGCAGTTACTCCCACCACCTTTAACATCGGGAGAAGAGTAATCCCTCTTTCAAGGGTAGTCATAGAACAAAACTTTGAAAGGTTGATGGGAGCATGTAAAATGAGCACATCCTTGACAGATGTTGTGTGTGGTACCAATACTAATAATTCAACCAACTTGAGAAATACTTGCATTTCAACGTAACTGTAAAAACGGGTGATGCCTCAAGGAAAATGAGGACAGTAGTGTTATGTTCTCTAATTCATTCTTTATTCATTAGATCACAATCCTAACTAGTTTCACATGGGGGTCTTACTAACTGTATATTCGCACATGTTGGGTATCTTAGTACATTATGTAACTACATCCTTCTTCCCCGAAGGTGATTGGCAAATGAATCAATCCgacaaaaaaaggcaaacaaaacgTAACTATGAAAAATGTTCATAAACTAACTGAATTCAGTCACTGATCGTGAGGTGTCGGTCCTTATCGAGTCCTTATTCTGGATGTCTCTTGTCTATTGTCCTCACTGTTATTGTTTTCAAAGGCTCTGACACAGACGTTGGCCAGGGTGGGTAGTTGCCCTGTTCCAGCTCTCATTTTCTTGTTGGGGTATGATGCAATTGCCATTAGAGTGGTCGAGGTTCCTCTTAAGTGGGAGGCGATCTGGGGACTGGCTGGCTTGCTGGATGTGGTTCGTTTCTGTTGTTACTCGAGTGGTCTCCTTGTTTTCTGACGCTACAAGTGTCTGGTAGGTTTTTCTCTTGGgtctttcttttttgaagaTCCACTTTGTTCCGTCTGGAGGATGCTTCTTCTGTCTCAAAAAGATAAGAACGTTCATCGAGTTTTCTTGCCACCGTCGTTTTCTCCCATATCTTCCAATTCAGTGTGAAGGGTCTCATGCGCACTGTCTCCTTCCTGTAGCGGAGGGAGGTCCCTTGCCTCTCTGTTGTAGTGGTATGCCTGCTTCTGTTGACGCGATTTGATTTTCTTCTTAATGTCGTCTGTGTTGAAGTACTGTGGTTTCAGAAAGCCAGCTGTTGTGGGCAGTTGTGTTTTGGTCCTAGTAACCTTTGTGCTGGGCTGGCATCCATATATTCTGTAGGTTTGTTCCTTGCTGCAAGTATGGCGAGGTAGGGATCACTATTGCCGTCCTTGGCCTTCTTTAGAATGCTCTTGGTCGTCTTGACGGCAGATTCAGCCTGTCGATTTCCTTGTTGATGCCCTGGACTGCCTGGTCGGTCATCGAAGCTCCAATTTCGTGCAAAGAGGGCAAAGTCTGAAGAGGTGAATTGTGGTCCGTTGTCTGGGAGATTACGATATCTGGAATGCCATTTCGTGAATGCTTTGGTGTCTCGGAGCCTGTCTATTTCCCTGTGCCATCAATACTGCGGATGTCTGCTACGACTTTTTCCCGTGACCTGTTGGTGGGTTATGGCTCATTAGCGTTTCCTTGGCTGGCTTGGCTGAGTACTAGCTGCATATTTCACATTCGGATATGTATTCTCTTATTTCAGCACCCATTCTTGGCCAAAATAGGCACTCGCATGCTCTTCTCAGGCATCCATTGATTCCTATGTGGGAGCTGTGTAATTGCTTCATGGTCTGATAGCGTAAGGCCTGGGGAACAACAAAGTGTTCCCCCTAAACATTAGTACATCAAAAACAGACAATTCATCCCGATAACTGTAGTAGGGATTCAGCACAGCAGGGAGCCTTTTCTTTGGACGTGAGGTTTTTGATAGGTTCCATGACTTCGCTCAATTTCGGCATGAACTTGTCAAGGTAATTTACGGCTTTGATGTTGTCCGGTTTCGGGATTTCTTGCACAGCCTTTATCTTAATCGGGTCTGCTCCCAGGCTTCCTTTGGTGACAAGGTGTCTCAAGTAGGGAAATTCCGTGCATGTGAATTTCAACTTCTTTTTGTTCAGCTTGATCCCCTTTTCCCGACATCGCTGTAGGAACGCTTTCAAGTTCCTATCATGATCCTCATTGGCCTGTTCTTCTTTATTGCCGACCCCGTACACTAACACGTCTTCGTGTACATCGAGCAGGCCTGGTAGCCCGTTTAACCCTTGGTGAATTCGCTTCTGGAAAATTTCCGAAGAGACGCTGAGGCCAAAAGGTAGTACTTTCCAATTGTACTGTCCTAATAGGGTGTCGCCGAAAGTCCTCAACTTGGCGGATTCTTCGTTAAGTACCATCTGCCAGTAGCCATTGCGTGCATCAACTTTTGTGAATACTCTAGCCTTTCAGAGTTGTGGCAACACATCCTCTATCACTGGAATCGGATATCTTTCTCTCTTGAGGGCCTTATTAAGCTCTTTCGGatccatgcatatcctttggtcTCCTGATGGTTTTGTAGCGATCACAACGTTGCTGAGCCAGTCTCTGGGTGCATCCATTTGTGCTATCACGTCTAATTTTGTGAGTCTCTCAAGTTCATGCTTGAGTCCCGGCTGCAACGCAAGGGGCACGCGTCTGGAAGGCGAAATGGTTGGGGACAGTCTGGGGTCGACTTCTAGTCACTGAATACCTGGGAGAGTTCTGAGATCCCTTTAAAGATATCTCGATATTCCTTGATGATTTGATCGGGAGTCGGCTGTTAGATGTTTGCTATCTGTCCGAAATTCTCTGGGTGTAGTTCGAGGAGTCCCATGTGCTGACTGGCTGTTGCTCCCAGCAGTGGAGTCAAATCTTCCTTCACGATTACAAACTCGGACACGCGTGACACCTTCGGGCTTCAATTCCGACTTGTTTCACATTTGTTAAGACTTTCTTAGTTGGCTTGATTTGTTCTTGTTCCACAAATTTTGCAGGTAGAGAATTGGCAGTCGCCCCACAGTCGAAATGAAATCGGATTGGTTTTCCTTTCAGGGTCATCTCGGCATATACTCCCTTCGTCTTATTATAATGGTCTACTGCATTGATAGAATCAGGAGCTACGTTTACGCAATCGATGTAATCTGATTCACTTGAGCCTTCTTCGTGTCCGTTGTCTGCGTATCTTGAATTTTCTCCGAATTCTTCTCTCACGCCATGCGTGCTATTTCTTTGAGTAGACTTGCAGCATTTTGCGAAATGATTGTCCTTTTCACAAGAGCTGCATCTTGCTCCCCACGCAGGACAATGTTGTCGACCAAGTCGATGAGTTCGAGTTGGCGTTGTCTTATCTATCGATTTCCGGTCTTCTTGCTTGATTTCATTCGCGTCCGTGGGCAGGCGTTTTTTGTGACCTTTGCTTTTCTCCTTGATTTTTCGTAGGTCTTTCTTAACGGACTGACCGAGTGATTTGATCTGTGTTTCTGAGACTTGCAGATGTCGATGCAGTGTGTGAGTGTCAGTTTTTGTTCTCTTAATAAGCGTTTGCGTGTCCCGGGATCTTTGATCCCTAACACAATGTTTTCTCAAATCAAAGAGTCGTGAAGACAAACACAGAAGTTGCATGATTGTCTAGAATCCTTAGTTCTGCCACGTACTGGTCTAAATAAATATCGCTCGAATGTTTCCATTCGTCTCTCCGATGGCGTATTTGTCGAAGGTTGCGACTATGGCATCGAGATGGCGCTTGTCCTCTTCACTCAGGTCGAAACTGTTGTAAGTTTTCACAGCTTGTGGGCCGATTGATTAAAGAAATAAGGCAATTCTGTATTCCTCTGTTTGTTTGCCTATGCATGCTACAATTTCATAATTAAATCCTGTCTGGTGTTGTATGCCTGGCAAAGGCACGGCTGGTTGTGTTCCAGCAACAATGGCTGGTTGTTCAGCGATCAGTTGTTCATCTACCGGTGCTTCTACAACTTCTGTGGCACTTATTCTGCTTTGTTTACCACTGCCACCAAGTTTCTTCTCTAACTCATTCTTTATTCATCTCGGGccggttgctcaaagcctggttagcgctaaccgttggttaagaggtatcaaaacctataggtttccatggtatttaacgctggttagcgctgaccatgcttcgagcaaccgggccAGATCACAATCCTAACTAGTTTCACAGACGGGTCTAACCAACTATATATTCGTATCTTATTACATTACGTAACAAGTAGGTCTGATTACCAGAAACACAAACGAATGTAATGGTGGTCGCCAGATAGTCTGTTTTGTTACAAAAGACtattactacatgtatatatgttGTTTGATTCATTCACAGGCATTTTGCACTGTGGATTGAGGTCTTGTTATGGCGTGTGCTTCTCAAGAGTCTCGAGGAAAATATGCCGCGgagagatctggtaaagttaaAGTCACTATTTTGGCTTCTGAATGGGGATCCAGCAAGGGTGGTCTTTCCACCATAAACAGAGAGTTAGCTATTCATTTGGCTAAATCCTCAGATGTTGAAACCTCGTTTTTTGTGCCACGATGCAGTGAGGAGGACAAGAGAAAAGCTCTTAGGCACAACATTACTATTGTTGAAGCAACACCTCTGACTGCTTACGAGGAGCTGGACTGGCTTAGCTTTCCACCAGATGATCTACAAATTGAAGTAGTCGTTGGTCACGGAGTAAAATTAGGTCGCCAGGCACAAGTCATAAGAAGAGTTCATCAGTGTAAATGGGTGCAAGTGGTGCATACGGACCCAGAGGAGATAGGAATTTCCTGGGGCAAAGAAGAGGAGCATAATTATGAAGTGAAACTTTGCAAAATGGCTGACTTTGTTGTTGCAGTAGGACCTAAGTTGGCAGAGACCTTTCGTTCATACCTTCGATTTTGTAAAAATGATCCGACTATTTTTGACTTTACTCCAGgtatttttgaagaatttcttAGTGTTCAGCAAGTAACTGAAGAAGGGAATCGTCGAAGTGTTTTGGTGTTTGACTGTGGTGATGTTGAAGATTTCAAATTAAAGGGATTTGACATTGCAGGAAAGGCCATTGCTTCACTTGTTGACACTTGTCTTGTCTTCGTTGGAGCACCAGATGGAAAATATGAGGAGATAGCTGCATACTATCTCATGCAGTGTGATCTACCAGCTAATCGCCTGAGAGTTAGAGGTTATGAAGAAAGTCgaaaaaatttaaacaagttaTTTTGTGCAGTAGATCTTGTGATTATGCCCTCTAGAACTGTTGGTTTTGGATTGACTGGTCTTAAGGCCTTGTCAGCTGGTCTTCCAGTTCTTGTCAGCAAGAATTCTGGGTTTGGGGAAGCCCTATTGAAAGTTCCATTTTGCTCAAGATTTGTGATTAACTCAGATAATCCTGAGGTGTGGGCTGCAGCCATCAAGAACGTCATATGGGACAAAGACAAGCACTGCCGTCTCGATGAAGCTGAATACGTGCGCACAGTATATGACAAGAAATACAGCTGGACCAAACAATGTGATGCCCTTCGAAGCAAGATTATCATACTTGCACGTGGTAAGAGGCCATAACATTAAAGTTAATATTTTGGAAGCAGCGTCACCTCTTTTACCCTCTTCCATGTCCCTATCCCTACCCGTAAAAATGATGAACCCACTTAATATATACTGGGAAATAAAGAACTCAGCATCCCGTTTCTTAGGGGTGAAAAGGTTAATTTGATTTGGTTCCCAATAATTTTCCCTAAtttagaattttgttttttaaagctcGTGTCCAACTTCAAATTGACGGTGTGCCTATCCCTAAAGCGTGTGCACAGAAAGGCACAGTGACAGAAGTACATTCAGGGAAACCTCCAGAAGCTAT includes these proteins:
- the LOC138044894 gene encoding D-inositol 3-phosphate glycosyltransferase-like encodes the protein MACASQESRGKYAAERSGKVKVTILASEWGSSKGGLSTINRELAIHLAKSSDVETSFFVPRCSEEDKRKALRHNITIVEATPLTAYEELDWLSFPPDDLQIEVVVGHGVKLGRQAQVIRRVHQCKWVQVVHTDPEEIGISWGKEEEHNYEVKLCKMADFVVAVGPKLAETFRSYLRFCKNDPTIFDFTPGIFEEFLSVQQVTEEGNRRSVLVFDCGDVEDFKLKGFDIAGKAIASLVDTCLVFVGAPDGKYEEIAAYYLMQCDLPANRLRVRGYEESRKNLNKLFCAVDLVIMPSRTVGFGLTGLKALSAGLPVLVSKNSGFGEALLKVPFCSRFVINSDNPEVWAAAIKNVIWDKDKHCRLDEAEYVRTVYDKKYSWTKQCDALRSKIIILARGSLIITVEVGSKKILEELWQDYQEGNLNQMAQKFLVTEELLEEFGLIEFKLTTFIAEGEYKTCQHYFSGHRFERVTQTQTQTIEHGMACSQQDMFLDIS